A window from Actimicrobium sp. CCC2.4 encodes these proteins:
- the kynA gene encoding tryptophan 2,3-dioxygenase — MSDDKAAPWHDAQTDFSTSMSYGDYLALDQLLSAQHPCSPDHNEMLFIVQHQTSELWMKLMLHELHAVRIRLQHNDLPPAFKMLARVARIMDQLVHAWDVLATMTPTEYSAIRPYLGSSSGFQSAQYREVEFILGNKNPALLAVHASHPVAHATLDAALHAPSIYDAAIALLAQAGFVIDTDRLASSTTLPTVANASVRQAWLAVYRDPAAYWALYELAEKLVDLETVFRTWRFRHATTVERIIGFKPGTGGTAGVSYLRKMLDVVLFPELFEMRTAL; from the coding sequence ATGAGTGACGACAAAGCCGCACCGTGGCACGACGCGCAAACCGACTTCAGCACATCGATGAGCTACGGCGATTACCTCGCCCTCGACCAGCTGCTGTCAGCCCAGCATCCGTGCTCGCCCGACCACAATGAAATGCTCTTCATCGTCCAGCACCAGACCAGCGAACTCTGGATGAAACTGATGCTGCACGAACTGCATGCGGTGCGCATCCGGCTGCAGCACAACGACCTGCCGCCGGCCTTCAAGATGCTGGCCCGCGTGGCCCGCATCATGGACCAGCTGGTGCATGCCTGGGATGTGCTGGCGACGATGACGCCGACCGAATACAGCGCGATCCGGCCCTACCTCGGCAGCTCGTCGGGCTTCCAGTCAGCACAATATCGCGAAGTCGAATTCATCCTCGGCAACAAGAATCCGGCACTGCTGGCGGTTCACGCCAGCCATCCGGTGGCGCATGCGACGCTGGACGCGGCACTGCATGCGCCATCGATCTACGACGCGGCGATTGCCTTGCTGGCGCAGGCCGGTTTTGTGATTGACACCGACCGCCTCGCAAGCAGCACGACCCTGCCCACCGTCGCCAACGCGTCGGTGCGGCAAGCATGGCTGGCGGTCTACCGCGACCCGGCTGCGTACTGGGCGCTGTACGAACTGGCCGAAAAACTGGTCGACCTCGAAACCGTCTTCCGCACCTGGCGCTTCCGCCATGCGACCACAGTCGAGCGCATCATCGGCTTCAAGCCGGGCACGGGCGGCACGGCCGGTGTCAGCTATTTGCGCAAGATGCTCGATGTGGTGCTGTTTCCGGAGTTGTTTGAGATGCGTACGGCGTTGTGA
- a CDS encoding N-acyl homoserine lactonase family protein produces the protein MTRVNKLWPLLTATHRYDKTISTHGRGAGQLIDAPILAYLIETSNGRILYDVGCDHSKINDPALCAQYYNPDTFQFGAPVMTGEQRIPAYLARLGLSAADIDVVFLGHLHFDHAGGLGELKRCGCGAEVHVQKDELAAAMTGKDVACFADDFVGHGPLKVTEGEYDLCDGVRAISTPGHTAGHMSMWIELPKGPPVLLAGDAADLMENLDDEVAPGGCWQGNYDQAIASIRKLKRLGASEGAQVWPNHDFAFYRSLPAFPDWCA, from the coding sequence ATGACCCGCGTCAACAAGCTCTGGCCGCTGCTGACGGCCACGCATCGCTACGACAAAACGATCTCGACGCACGGCCGCGGTGCCGGCCAGCTGATCGACGCGCCCATCCTTGCCTACCTGATCGAAACCAGCAATGGCCGCATCCTGTACGACGTCGGTTGCGACCACAGCAAGATCAATGATCCGGCGCTGTGCGCGCAGTACTACAACCCCGACACCTTCCAGTTCGGCGCACCGGTGATGACCGGGGAGCAGCGCATCCCGGCCTACCTCGCGCGCTTGGGTTTGTCGGCGGCCGATATCGATGTGGTCTTCCTCGGGCATCTGCATTTTGATCATGCGGGCGGGCTGGGTGAACTCAAACGCTGCGGCTGCGGTGCCGAAGTGCATGTCCAGAAAGATGAACTGGCGGCCGCGATGACCGGCAAGGACGTCGCGTGTTTTGCCGATGATTTTGTCGGTCACGGTCCGCTCAAAGTGACCGAGGGCGAATACGACCTGTGCGACGGCGTGCGCGCCATCAGCACGCCGGGTCACACTGCCGGCCACATGTCGATGTGGATCGAACTGCCGAAAGGACCGCCGGTGCTATTGGCCGGCGACGCCGCCGACCTGATGGAAAACCTCGATGACGAAGTCGCTCCCGGCGGCTGCTGGCAAGGCAATTATGACCAGGCCATTGCCAGCATCCGCAAGCTCAAGCGGCTTGGCGCCAGCGAGGGCGCACAGGTCTGGCCGAATCATGACTTTGCGTTTTATCGCAGCCTGCCGGCGTTTCCGGACTGGTGCGCCTGA
- a CDS encoding creatininase, translated as MSHVQMDHLSWIAYEERLRDPHAVVFLPVGALEQHGPHLPLGTDALLAAAVAHSVAEQVGGIVAPTINYGYKSQPKCGGGQHFPGTTSLDGSTLSAITCDLLAELGRHGVRNVVVMSGHYENQWFLIEGIDLARRRLGPASTLNIMRLEYWDFLTEATLAGVFPDGFPGFALEHAAVMETSMMLHYFPQLVQLDKLPDEPPADFPPYDMYPTHTHWVPGSGVLSSARGATAGKGKLMADDVATRIAAAVRAEFMTPAGEGA; from the coding sequence ATGTCACACGTACAAATGGATCACCTAAGCTGGATCGCCTACGAAGAACGCCTGCGCGATCCGCACGCGGTCGTATTTCTGCCGGTCGGCGCACTCGAGCAGCACGGACCGCATCTGCCACTGGGCACCGATGCCTTGCTGGCTGCGGCGGTTGCGCACAGCGTCGCAGAGCAAGTCGGCGGCATCGTCGCGCCGACCATCAATTACGGTTACAAGTCGCAGCCGAAGTGCGGCGGCGGCCAGCATTTTCCGGGCACCACCAGCCTTGATGGCAGCACGCTGTCGGCGATCACCTGCGACTTGCTGGCCGAGCTGGGCCGGCATGGCGTGCGCAACGTGGTGGTCATGTCCGGTCATTACGAAAACCAGTGGTTCCTGATCGAAGGCATCGACCTGGCACGTCGCCGGCTCGGCCCGGCCTCGACACTGAACATCATGCGGCTGGAGTACTGGGATTTCCTGACCGAGGCGACACTGGCCGGCGTCTTCCCGGATGGCTTTCCAGGCTTCGCGCTCGAACATGCGGCGGTGATGGAAACCTCGATGATGCTGCACTACTTTCCGCAGTTGGTGCAGTTGGATAAATTGCCCGACGAGCCGCCGGCCGACTTTCCGCCGTACGACATGTACCCGACCCATACGCACTGGGTGCCGGGTTCGGGTGTGCTGTCGTCGGCGCGTGGTGCGACCGCCGGCAAGGGCAAGCTGATGGCCGACGACGTCGCCACCCGCATCGCCGCGGCGGTGCGGGCCGAGTTCATGACACCAGCCGGAGAGGGCGCATGA
- a CDS encoding DMT family transporter, translating to MTTLPISAQRDAPGAVAALMASGLIWGLAWWPLHFFAGVGIGAHLIGLTAYALVGLVALPVIWRERAHWRGELRWLLLIGLCFGVANMAFTAALTMGSVVRAMLLFYLLPAWGAIGGALFLKERLGPRRLLAVALSLGGVFVIVGGAEAFRQALSIADIMALVAGFAYTAAGIANRKARRIPLASRALVSFVGCALVSVVALLFSVPEVPDVAWPVWGWLVLFAFGWLLGGTLMTSYGVTHVQASRAAILQVTELLVAVLSALWLGGESLSQKECLGGAMIIAATLMEATN from the coding sequence ATGACGACGCTGCCGATCAGCGCACAGCGCGATGCACCGGGGGCCGTTGCGGCGCTGATGGCGAGCGGATTGATCTGGGGACTGGCCTGGTGGCCGCTGCATTTTTTTGCCGGCGTCGGCATCGGTGCGCATCTGATCGGCCTGACCGCGTATGCGCTGGTCGGGTTGGTGGCCTTGCCGGTGATCTGGCGCGAGCGCGCGCACTGGCGCGGCGAGCTGCGCTGGTTGCTGCTGATCGGACTGTGTTTTGGCGTGGCCAACATGGCCTTCACGGCGGCGCTGACGATGGGTTCGGTGGTGCGCGCGATGCTGCTGTTTTACCTGTTGCCGGCATGGGGTGCGATCGGCGGCGCGCTGTTTCTGAAAGAGCGGCTCGGTCCGCGCCGGCTGCTGGCGGTGGCGCTGTCGCTGGGTGGCGTGTTCGTCATCGTCGGCGGGGCCGAGGCGTTCCGGCAGGCGCTGTCGATTGCCGACATCATGGCGCTGGTAGCCGGCTTTGCCTACACCGCCGCCGGCATCGCCAACCGCAAGGCGCGGCGGATTCCGCTGGCCAGTCGGGCGCTGGTGTCGTTCGTCGGTTGTGCGCTGGTATCGGTCGTGGCACTGCTGTTTTCAGTGCCTGAAGTGCCGGATGTCGCGTGGCCGGTGTGGGGCTGGCTGGTGCTGTTCGCGTTTGGCTGGCTGCTAGGCGGCACGCTGATGACTAGCTACGGCGTGACGCACGTGCAGGCCAGCCGCGCCGCGATCCTGCAGGTGACCGAACTGCTGGTGGCGGTACTGTCGGCACTCTGGCTGGGCGGCGAATCACTGAGCCAGAAAGAATGCCTGGGCGGCGCGATGATCATCGCGGCCACGCTGATGGAAGCGACGAATTAA
- a CDS encoding SDR family NAD(P)-dependent oxidoreductase — translation MKIDLAGKVALVTGSATGIGRAIAEALSASGARVALNHFGQGALMADVLDSLGGDARAFDADVTDGAAVQRMVAAVEWQLGPIDILVNNAGILLEKPFLDIADYEWDHVIAVDLKSVFLCSQAVLRNMQPRGRGCIINVASELAYLGRAGFTAYCAAKAGVVGLTKSLAREFAPAIRVNGIAPGPTDTAMLSLDQISAEWRAKELAIPAARAAGADEIAATAVFLASDFARFYYGQMLSPNGGALML, via the coding sequence ATGAAGATAGACCTCGCCGGCAAGGTCGCGCTGGTCACCGGCAGCGCGACCGGCATCGGCCGCGCGATTGCCGAAGCGCTGTCGGCCAGCGGCGCACGCGTCGCACTGAATCACTTCGGCCAGGGCGCGCTGATGGCCGACGTGCTCGACAGCCTCGGCGGGGATGCGCGCGCCTTTGACGCCGATGTCACCGATGGCGCCGCGGTACAGCGCATGGTCGCAGCGGTCGAGTGGCAGCTCGGGCCTATCGATATCCTGGTCAACAACGCCGGCATCCTGCTCGAAAAACCCTTCCTTGATATCGCCGACTATGAATGGGACCACGTCATCGCGGTTGACCTGAAATCGGTCTTCTTGTGTAGCCAGGCGGTCTTGCGCAACATGCAGCCGCGCGGTCGCGGTTGCATCATCAATGTGGCGTCCGAGCTGGCCTATCTCGGTCGCGCCGGGTTCACTGCCTACTGCGCGGCCAAGGCCGGCGTGGTCGGCCTGACCAAATCGCTGGCGCGTGAATTCGCGCCGGCCATCCGCGTCAATGGCATTGCGCCGGGACCGACCGATACGGCGATGCTGTCGCTGGACCAGATCAGTGCGGAGTGGCGCGCCAAGGAGCTGGCGATCCCGGCCGCACGCGCCGCCGGAGCCGACGAAATCGCGGCGACCGCGGTCTTTCTGGCGAGTGATTTTGCGCGCTTTTATTACGGCCAGATGCTCAGTCCGAATGGTGGAGCCCTGATGCTATGA
- a CDS encoding fatty acid desaturase, translating to MIFRYPDGVLPNTAALSFTLLGYPLGILLLTQPGWLLKSIGFLLTTQSLIWSAYFIHEFAHLTIFKVASTNMRWGTGMSWINGACYARFDNLRRKHMRHHVERADVVTFDVKAYLLGASAPVRGLVLTLEWLHIPAVEFLVRGFVMALPFRQGADKSGKDRARIVAIFVVRAAAFIALGWYSPSALALYAAAYLLFVIVLRFGDCFQHTYDAYPILGDTPVPNDKLRDKAYEQANTFSNIVGLDNRLLNLIWLNFGYHNAHHDKPIAPWHRLPQLHRELYDVRYAQVIPVPLLLRSFHVNRVRRILADDCGQVLPVDVSGRADGFLGAAGVSFLTAV from the coding sequence ATGATTTTTCGTTACCCGGACGGTGTGCTACCCAACACCGCCGCGCTGTCATTCACGCTGCTCGGCTACCCGCTGGGCATCCTGTTGCTGACGCAACCCGGCTGGCTGCTCAAGAGCATCGGCTTCCTGCTGACCACGCAGTCGCTGATCTGGTCGGCCTACTTCATCCACGAATTCGCGCACCTGACCATCTTCAAGGTCGCCAGCACCAACATGCGTTGGGGCACCGGCATGAGCTGGATCAATGGTGCCTGCTATGCCCGGTTTGATAACCTGCGCCGCAAGCACATGCGCCACCATGTCGAGCGCGCCGATGTCGTCACCTTTGATGTGAAAGCCTATTTGCTGGGCGCATCGGCACCGGTACGCGGGCTGGTGCTGACGCTGGAATGGCTGCATATTCCGGCGGTTGAATTTTTAGTGCGCGGCTTTGTGATGGCGCTGCCGTTTCGTCAGGGTGCTGACAAAAGCGGCAAGGATCGCGCCCGCATTGTCGCGATTTTTGTGGTGCGCGCTGCTGCCTTCATTGCCCTCGGCTGGTACTCGCCTAGCGCGCTGGCGCTGTATGCCGCGGCCTATTTGCTGTTCGTGATCGTGCTGCGTTTCGGTGACTGTTTTCAGCACACCTACGATGCCTATCCGATCCTTGGTGACACGCCGGTGCCGAACGATAAATTGCGCGACAAGGCCTACGAGCAAGCCAATACCTTCAGCAATATCGTCGGTCTCGACAACCGCTTGCTCAACCTGATCTGGCTCAATTTTGGCTATCACAACGCGCATCACGACAAGCCGATCGCGCCGTGGCACCGCTTGCCGCAACTACACCGCGAACTGTATGACGTGCGCTATGCGCAAGTCATTCCGGTGCCGCTGCTGTTGCGCAGTTTTCATGTGAACCGGGTGCGCCGCATTCTGGCTGACGATTGCGGGCAGGTCTTGCCGGTCGACGTGAGCGGGCGTGCCGATGGCTTTCTGGGTGCGGCCGGCGTGTCCTTCCTGACCGCCGTATGA
- a CDS encoding ABC transporter substrate-binding protein: MRLATRTLLPFAVSAVLAATSSLSFAAPATLNVATVVWIGYGPFYIAEALDLYKKQGLSVKLQVFSDPALIPAALAGGSVQGAMMTYDQVIGQVAKGMPQKVVMPIDYSNGGDAIVASMAITKVSDFKGKKVGFNPLSPSDFLLSYALTSNGLSMNDITPVNMTPESVPAAMVSSQMPIGVTYEPSLSQILKQGGGKKYHVVYSSKNAPGLIADVLVFDDKFIKASPKDITGIMKAYLEGMAYMKAKPDDAAKIIGKFMGVSAKEVKEQLPGVYNIPLAEMPKAFIKSKETTSYFASAEIIGGILKAKAQIDKIPATEATMDAQFVTSLQAK, encoded by the coding sequence ATGCGTTTAGCGACCCGTACCCTTTTGCCGTTTGCCGTTTCTGCCGTACTCGCCGCCACCTCCAGCCTGTCTTTCGCTGCTCCGGCCACGCTCAATGTTGCCACCGTCGTGTGGATCGGCTACGGCCCGTTCTATATTGCCGAAGCGCTCGACCTCTACAAGAAGCAGGGCTTGTCAGTCAAGCTGCAGGTGTTCTCGGATCCAGCATTGATTCCGGCCGCACTGGCCGGCGGATCGGTACAGGGCGCGATGATGACCTATGACCAGGTGATCGGCCAGGTCGCCAAAGGCATGCCGCAAAAAGTCGTGATGCCGATCGATTATTCGAACGGCGGCGATGCGATCGTGGCGTCGATGGCGATTACCAAGGTCAGTGACTTCAAGGGCAAGAAAGTCGGCTTCAATCCGCTGTCGCCATCGGACTTCCTGCTGTCGTACGCGCTGACCAGCAATGGCCTGAGCATGAATGACATCACCCCGGTCAACATGACGCCGGAGTCGGTGCCGGCGGCGATGGTGTCGAGCCAGATGCCGATCGGCGTGACCTACGAGCCCAGCCTGTCGCAAATCCTGAAGCAGGGCGGCGGCAAGAAATACCATGTGGTCTATTCGTCCAAAAATGCACCGGGCCTGATTGCCGACGTGCTGGTGTTCGATGACAAGTTCATCAAGGCCAGCCCGAAGGACATCACCGGCATCATGAAGGCTTACCTCGAAGGTATGGCTTACATGAAAGCCAAGCCGGACGACGCAGCCAAAATCATCGGCAAGTTCATGGGCGTCTCGGCCAAGGAAGTCAAGGAACAGCTGCCGGGCGTCTACAACATCCCGCTCGCTGAAATGCCGAAAGCCTTCATCAAGTCAAAAGAGACCACCTCGTATTTCGCCAGTGCCGAGATCATCGGCGGCATCCTGAAAGCCAAGGCCCAGATCGACAAGATCCCGGCGACCGAAGCGACGATGGATGCGCAGTTCGTGACAAGCCTGCAGGCGAAGTAA
- the atzF gene encoding allophanate hydrolase, with translation MTTDTLLPAITLADLHTAYAQHKLLPSQCIERVLARIATVERPEIWISRVADEALLAQARALDALLQEEGAAVLARMPLFGVPFAIKDNIDALGLPTTAGCTEFSFTPQRSATVVEKLQAAGALLIGKTNLDQFATGLVGTRSPYGAVRNAIDPAYVSGGSSSGSAVAVALGLVGFSLGTDTAGSGRVPAGLNGIVGLKPSRGLLSTRGVFPACRTLDCVSIFAHTVADAWQVTQVAAGLDAEDSYSRAVPMTGIRQRGLRIALPAVLEFFGDSAAGQAFEATLAQLRALPGCTFGTVDYTPFKEAAALLYYGPWVAERLAAVGDFFTEHKDQMNPVVAGIIGQGANYSAVDAFNGQYRLADLRRAAETALAPYDFLLLPTTPTMPTLADLEREPVLRNSELGYYTNFVNFFDMAALSVPAVARADGLPAGITLVGPCGSDQLLAAAAQRLLPDASDALITPLPFNEPTIQLAVVGAHLQGQPLNWQLTERGARRIASTQTAAQYRLYALPNTTPPKPGLQRCADGVAIAIEVWELPLRRFGEFVADVPAPLAIGSLELAGGRWVKGFVCEGQAIAGAADISAHGGWLAYLAAR, from the coding sequence ATGACCACCGACACCCTTCTTCCTGCCATTACCCTGGCTGATTTGCACACCGCGTACGCGCAGCACAAGCTGCTGCCGAGCCAGTGCATCGAACGCGTGCTGGCCCGCATCGCCACGGTCGAGCGGCCGGAAATCTGGATCAGCCGCGTCGCTGATGAGGCCTTGCTGGCGCAGGCGCGCGCGCTGGATGCGCTGTTGCAGGAAGAGGGCGCGGCAGTGCTCGCGCGCATGCCGCTATTCGGCGTGCCATTTGCGATCAAGGACAATATCGACGCGCTGGGTTTGCCGACCACCGCGGGCTGCACCGAATTCAGTTTCACGCCGCAGCGTTCGGCCACCGTGGTCGAAAAACTGCAAGCGGCCGGTGCCTTATTGATCGGCAAGACCAACCTCGACCAGTTCGCCACCGGCCTGGTCGGCACCCGTTCGCCGTACGGCGCGGTGCGCAATGCGATCGACCCGGCGTACGTGTCGGGCGGCTCCAGTTCCGGTTCGGCGGTGGCGGTTGCGCTCGGGCTGGTCGGCTTTTCATTGGGGACTGACACCGCCGGTTCGGGCCGCGTGCCGGCCGGCCTGAACGGCATCGTCGGGCTCAAGCCCAGCCGTGGATTGTTGAGCACACGCGGCGTGTTTCCGGCCTGCCGCACGCTCGATTGCGTGTCGATTTTTGCCCACACCGTGGCCGATGCGTGGCAGGTCACGCAGGTCGCTGCCGGCCTCGATGCCGAAGACAGCTATTCGCGCGCCGTGCCGATGACCGGCATCCGGCAGCGCGGCCTGCGCATCGCGCTGCCGGCGGTGCTGGAATTTTTTGGTGACAGCGCCGCCGGGCAGGCGTTCGAGGCAACGCTGGCACAACTGCGCGCGCTGCCCGGTTGCACCTTCGGTACGGTCGATTACACGCCGTTCAAGGAAGCCGCCGCGCTGCTGTATTACGGACCGTGGGTGGCCGAGCGGCTGGCCGCCGTCGGGGACTTTTTTACCGAACACAAGGATCAGATGAATCCGGTGGTAGCCGGCATCATCGGCCAGGGCGCGAACTACAGCGCGGTCGATGCTTTCAATGGCCAGTACCGGCTGGCCGACCTGCGCCGCGCCGCCGAAACCGCGCTGGCCCCGTACGATTTCCTGCTGCTGCCGACCACGCCGACGATGCCGACGCTGGCCGACCTTGAGCGCGAACCGGTGCTGCGCAATTCCGAACTCGGGTATTACACCAACTTCGTTAATTTCTTCGACATGGCCGCACTGTCGGTGCCGGCCGTGGCGCGCGCTGATGGGCTGCCGGCCGGCATCACGCTGGTCGGCCCGTGTGGCTCGGACCAGTTGCTGGCGGCTGCCGCGCAACGGCTGCTGCCGGATGCGTCCGACGCGCTGATCACACCATTGCCGTTCAACGAGCCGACGATACAGCTTGCCGTGGTCGGCGCGCATTTGCAGGGCCAGCCGCTGAACTGGCAGCTGACCGAACGCGGTGCCCGCCGCATCGCCAGCACGCAGACCGCCGCGCAGTACCGGCTGTATGCATTGCCGAATACGACGCCACCGAAACCGGGTCTGCAGCGCTGCGCGGACGGCGTCGCAATTGCGATCGAAGTGTGGGAACTGCCGCTGCGCCGCTTCGGCGAATTTGTCGCCGACGTGCCGGCACCGCTGGCGATCGGTTCGCTGGAACTGGCCGGCGGACGCTGGGTCAAGGGCTTTGTTTGCGAGGGGCAGGCGATTGCCGGGGCCGCCGATATCAGCGCGCATGGGGGGTGGCTGGCGTATCTCGCGGCGCGATGA
- a CDS encoding TorF family putative porin — MSRTTSLHRPLALAIACSSLFAGVAFAADAPEPSPLTGHIDLVSKYVLRGATSTYGPSKPGFGNEGADAPESDKPVLQWGADWSDPSGLYAGYFGSMINYSYKKLGESYTNRAITNFQSGKSIENDIYGGYNGKIGEFGYTVGGTGYVYFNGKNANALETKLALSYGDFSVAAQTLLNDVVWGNKGDTYWTLNYIKVLPYEITLNSSLGYYSYKKQGKYLGSVDTLSNTGCPAGQSFSVNGCFGGGAPSSGAFRHLTVSITQPIAATGVTWGLQGIVAGENRFGVKQKNQLLGSLSYGF; from the coding sequence ATGTCACGCACCACATCGCTCCATCGTCCGCTGGCACTCGCCATCGCCTGTTCAAGCCTGTTCGCCGGCGTCGCCTTCGCCGCCGATGCGCCGGAACCATCGCCATTGACCGGCCACATCGACCTGGTTAGCAAATACGTGCTGCGCGGTGCCACCAGCACCTACGGCCCGAGCAAGCCGGGTTTCGGCAATGAAGGTGCCGATGCGCCCGAGTCCGACAAGCCGGTGCTGCAATGGGGTGCCGACTGGTCCGATCCGTCGGGCCTGTATGCCGGCTATTTCGGGTCGATGATCAACTACTCGTACAAAAAACTGGGCGAGTCGTACACCAACCGCGCGATCACCAATTTCCAGTCCGGCAAATCGATCGAGAACGATATCTACGGCGGCTACAACGGCAAGATCGGCGAGTTCGGCTACACCGTCGGCGGCACCGGTTACGTCTACTTCAACGGCAAGAACGCCAACGCGCTCGAAACCAAACTGGCCCTGAGCTACGGCGACTTCAGCGTGGCCGCGCAAACGCTGCTCAATGATGTTGTCTGGGGCAACAAGGGCGACACCTACTGGACCCTGAACTACATCAAGGTGCTGCCTTACGAGATCACGCTCAACAGTTCGCTGGGCTATTACTCGTACAAAAAGCAGGGCAAGTACCTTGGCTCCGTCGACACGCTGTCCAACACCGGTTGCCCGGCCGGCCAGAGCTTCTCGGTCAATGGCTGCTTCGGCGGTGGCGCACCCAGTTCAGGGGCTTTCCGTCATCTGACCGTCAGCATCACCCAGCCGATCGCTGCCACCGGCGTGACCTGGGGCCTGCAAGGCATCGTCGCCGGTGAAAACCGGTTCGGCGTGAAGCAAAAGAACCAGCTGCTCGGTTCGCTCAGCTACGGTTTCTAA